From one Streptomyces sp. ICC1 genomic stretch:
- the paaK gene encoding phenylacetate--CoA ligase PaaK, with translation MGTYTRGQDGAADEGERLGPDELAALQLTRLRATLHRAYERVPFYRQAFEKAGLHPDDCRSLSDLALFPFTTKADLRDQYPFGMFAVPRSEVRRIHASSGTTGRPTVVGYTEGDLSTWADVVARSIRAAGGRPGQMVHVAYGYGLFTGGLGAHYGAERLGCTVVPASGGMTDRQVRLIQDFRPEVIMVTPSYMLTLLDEMERQGLDPRATSLRTGIFGAEPWTEEMRREIEERLDIDAVDIYGLSEVMGPGVAQEFAETKDGLHIWEDHFYPEVVDPLTGAVLPEGEAGELVFTSLTKEAMPVIRYRTRDLTRLLPGTARPAFRRMEKITGRSDDMIILRGVNLYPTQIEEVLLRIPALAPHFQLRLTREGRLDALTVRVEARRESDAGQREAAAAAVVRAVKEGVGVSVAVEVVDPETLERSVGKIKRVRDLRDTPPGA, from the coding sequence ATGGGTACGTACACGAGGGGCCAGGACGGCGCTGCGGACGAGGGCGAGCGGCTGGGCCCGGACGAGCTGGCCGCGCTGCAGCTGACGCGGCTGCGCGCGACCTTGCACCGGGCGTACGAGCGGGTGCCCTTCTACCGGCAGGCCTTCGAGAAGGCGGGCCTGCATCCCGACGACTGCCGCTCCCTCTCCGATCTCGCCCTCTTTCCGTTCACCACCAAGGCGGACCTGCGCGACCAGTACCCCTTCGGGATGTTCGCCGTGCCGCGCTCCGAGGTGCGCCGGATCCACGCGTCCAGCGGCACCACGGGCCGGCCGACGGTCGTCGGGTACACCGAGGGGGACCTGTCCACCTGGGCGGATGTCGTCGCCCGCTCGATCCGGGCGGCGGGCGGCAGGCCGGGCCAGATGGTCCACGTCGCGTACGGGTACGGGCTGTTCACCGGCGGACTGGGCGCGCACTACGGCGCGGAGCGCCTGGGATGCACGGTCGTGCCCGCGTCGGGCGGGATGACGGACCGCCAGGTCCGGCTGATCCAGGACTTCCGGCCGGAGGTCATCATGGTCACCCCGTCCTACATGCTGACCCTGCTGGACGAGATGGAGCGCCAGGGCCTGGACCCCCGCGCCACCTCCCTGCGCACGGGGATCTTCGGCGCCGAGCCGTGGACGGAGGAGATGCGCCGCGAGATCGAGGAGCGGCTCGACATCGACGCGGTCGACATTTACGGCCTGTCGGAGGTGATGGGCCCGGGCGTCGCACAGGAGTTCGCCGAGACCAAGGACGGCCTGCACATCTGGGAGGACCACTTCTATCCGGAGGTCGTCGACCCCCTGACGGGCGCCGTGCTGCCGGAGGGAGAGGCCGGGGAGCTGGTCTTCACCTCGCTCACCAAGGAGGCGATGCCGGTCATCCGCTACCGCACCCGGGATCTGACCCGGCTGCTGCCGGGCACCGCCCGGCCGGCGTTCCGCCGGATGGAGAAGATAACGGGCCGCAGTGACGACATGATCATCCTGCGCGGGGTGAACCTCTACCCCACGCAGATCGAGGAGGTCCTCCTGCGCATACCGGCCCTGGCCCCCCACTTCCAGCTCCGGCTGACCCGGGAGGGCCGGCTGGACGCCCTGACCGTACGGGTGGAGGCGCGGCGGGAGAGCGATGCCGGTCAGCGGGAGGCCGCGGCGGCCGCCGTGGTCCGGGCGGTCAAGGAGGGCGTCGGAGTCTCGGTCGCGGTGGAGGTGGTGGACCCGGAGACCCTGGAGCGGTCGGTCGGCAAGATCAAGCGCGTGAGGGACCTCCGGGACACACCGCCGGGGGCCTGA
- a CDS encoding YhjD/YihY/BrkB family envelope integrity protein, whose amino-acid sequence MTSIFRQLHDRLQASQAGLAWSRGREMELMHRAMGFAALGFLTLVPLLVVVAAAAPGSGSGFGRWLGQALGVTAYSRERVEMLFGAADLALERTTAFGLAALAVFGLTFGSAVQTGYEKVWDLPTARWHTMWRHVVWLALLCCYLALLVTIPAPSNDAVGTVLGTTGDVIGTCLFFWTSQRLLLGGRVRWRALLPGAAATSVGLLGLRVFSQLVFSPLIASNAVTYGPFGTLLVVQSWLVGVGFVVYGGALVGRLVHEHLVLRSLQGGELLTE is encoded by the coding sequence GTGACCTCGATCTTCCGGCAGCTCCACGACCGGCTCCAGGCCTCCCAGGCCGGGCTGGCCTGGAGCCGTGGCCGGGAGATGGAGCTGATGCACCGGGCGATGGGCTTCGCCGCCCTCGGCTTCCTGACCTTGGTACCGCTGCTGGTCGTCGTCGCGGCCGCCGCGCCCGGCAGCGGCTCGGGCTTCGGCCGCTGGCTGGGCCAGGCCCTCGGGGTGACGGCGTACTCCCGGGAGCGCGTGGAGATGCTGTTCGGGGCCGCGGACCTCGCGCTGGAGCGGACCACCGCGTTCGGCCTGGCCGCGCTGGCCGTCTTCGGCCTGACCTTCGGCTCCGCCGTGCAGACCGGGTACGAGAAGGTCTGGGACCTGCCGACGGCCCGCTGGCACACCATGTGGCGGCACGTGGTGTGGCTCGCCCTGCTGTGCTGCTACCTCGCGCTGCTGGTCACCATCCCCGCCCCCTCGAACGACGCCGTCGGCACCGTCCTGGGCACCACGGGCGACGTCATCGGCACCTGCCTGTTCTTCTGGACCTCGCAACGGCTCCTGCTCGGCGGCCGGGTCCGCTGGCGCGCCCTCCTCCCGGGCGCCGCCGCCACCAGCGTCGGGCTCCTCGGGCTGCGGGTGTTCTCGCAGCTGGTGTTCTCCCCGCTGATCGCCTCCAACGCCGTGACGTACGGCCCCTTCGGCACCCTGCTGGTCGTCCAGTCCTGGCTGGTCGGCGTCGGCTTCGTGGTCTACGGCGGCGCCCTCGTCGGCCGCCTCGTCCACGAGCACCTCGTCCTGCGCAGCCTCCAAGGCGGCGAGCTCCTCACGGAGTAG